A single genomic interval of Methanomassiliicoccus sp. harbors:
- a CDS encoding glycosyltransferase, which translates to MLVSVVLNIMNEERYIADLLDSLVIQEQPLEIIVVDADSKDRTRDVVNRFVKKYPFIKLYVHPGTRGESTNFGISQATGDVIAFTGGDDLANPNWIKELRRSFSEGADIVAGRSIMIGLKAWEDLDRVELYHKGFDVSYPSANMAFRREVLKIVGGFDTWFITAEDIDLNYRSIDAGYSITWNPEAIVYRRTKSTVYGFFHQAFWNGAGRKQLTLKHGSLWDRYDPLRMFKQKMTFWALVRLAVALMGYVGFKVFSDKGPYGKKSMEPVAV; encoded by the coding sequence ATGTTGGTCAGTGTGGTCCTTAACATAATGAACGAGGAAAGGTACATCGCCGATCTGCTTGACAGCCTGGTGATCCAGGAGCAGCCTTTAGAGATAATCGTGGTCGATGCTGACTCTAAGGACCGGACCCGTGATGTGGTGAACAGGTTCGTGAAGAAGTATCCATTCATAAAGCTCTACGTGCACCCGGGGACCAGGGGGGAGAGCACCAACTTCGGCATATCTCAGGCCACCGGGGATGTCATTGCGTTCACCGGCGGGGACGATCTCGCCAACCCTAACTGGATCAAGGAGCTGCGAAGGAGCTTCTCCGAGGGCGCGGACATCGTCGCAGGACGCTCCATCATGATAGGGCTGAAGGCCTGGGAGGACCTTGACCGAGTGGAGCTGTACCATAAAGGATTTGATGTCTCCTATCCCTCGGCGAACATGGCCTTCCGTAGAGAGGTCCTGAAGATAGTTGGCGGGTTCGATACCTGGTTCATCACCGCTGAGGATATCGACCTCAACTACAGGTCCATCGATGCTGGGTACTCCATAACCTGGAACCCTGAGGCCATCGTCTATCGCAGGACCAAGTCCACCGTCTACGGTTTCTTCCACCAGGCGTTCTGGAACGGGGCGGGGAGGAAGCAGCTCACCCTCAAGCATGGTAGCCTGTGGGACCGTTACGATCCCCTACGCATGTTCAAGCAGAAGATGACCTTCTGGGCCCTTGTGCGTTTGGCGGTAGCACTGATGGGCTATGTTGGATTCAAGGTCTTCTCCGACAAGGGCCCGTACGGAAAGAAAAGTATGGAACCGGTCGCTGTATGA
- a CDS encoding Gfo/Idh/MocA family oxidoreductase, with product MGQNHARIYSEMDCLEGVYDAFAESAQRISKKLDTTAYSDVTSLLENVDALSICTPTTTHYDTARQAIEMGRSVLVEKPFTGDVDKARVLCEMAESKGVALASGFVERFNPVVEATKNSLASGRFGSVVSIASRRVSSFPSRIRDVGVVMDLAIHDIDVIRHLSAKNIESVYALGGKLANDRFEDHAVILLELEGGATGMVEVNWLTPMKVRNVTLTCSNGLAQMDYMDQSLRFSTANLMGVDLANMSQIPMELDTHHVLVRKEEPLKRELASFMHAVETSSRPDSDGWNALTNISVATGALASMSKGCRVDL from the coding sequence ATGGGACAGAACCATGCAAGGATCTATTCTGAGATGGATTGCTTGGAGGGCGTATACGATGCCTTTGCCGAGTCCGCCCAGAGGATCTCCAAAAAGCTGGACACCACTGCCTACTCTGACGTCACCTCCTTGTTGGAGAATGTTGACGCGTTGAGCATCTGTACGCCCACCACGACCCACTACGACACGGCGAGGCAGGCCATAGAGATGGGCAGGTCCGTGCTGGTGGAGAAGCCCTTCACCGGCGATGTGGATAAGGCCAGGGTACTGTGCGAGATGGCCGAGTCTAAGGGAGTGGCCTTGGCCTCAGGGTTCGTGGAGCGTTTTAATCCTGTCGTCGAGGCGACCAAAAACTCGCTGGCGTCGGGGCGCTTCGGTAGCGTGGTCTCCATCGCCTCCAGGAGGGTCTCCTCATTCCCATCTCGGATTAGAGACGTAGGGGTGGTGATGGACCTTGCCATCCACGATATCGATGTCATCCGGCACCTTTCAGCTAAGAACATAGAGTCGGTCTACGCCCTAGGTGGGAAGCTGGCCAATGACCGTTTCGAGGACCATGCGGTCATACTTCTGGAACTGGAGGGCGGGGCCACGGGGATGGTGGAGGTAAACTGGCTCACCCCCATGAAGGTCCGCAACGTCACTCTCACCTGCTCTAACGGCCTGGCCCAGATGGACTACATGGACCAGAGCCTGAGGTTCTCGACGGCCAACTTGATGGGGGTGGACCTCGCCAACATGTCCCAGATACCGATGGAACTGGACACTCATCACGTCCTGGTTCGCAAGGAGGAGCCGTTGAAGAGAGAACTGGCCTCCTTCATGCATGCTGTGGAGACCTCGAGCCGCCCGGACTCCGACGGCTGGAACGCCCTGACCAACATCTCCGTGGCGACAGGTGCCCTGGCCTCCATGAGCAAAGGTTGCCGCGTGGACCTCTGA
- a CDS encoding CDP-2,3-bis-(O-geranylgeranyl)-sn-glycerol synthase, whose product MDLLMVAISGIFLFLPALLPNSAAVLFGGGTPVDFGRTWRGKRILGDGKTWTGLIGGVSAGTSLGLLLAILTTALDASESWRWGLGLMPIGVVFSLSLGSLLGDMAGAFIKRRLGMVRGQKAAGLDQYDFVIGALGLTALTYPGWLWAHYLDGEAVIALIALLVFVPLLHRSVNIIGFKLGKKKEPW is encoded by the coding sequence ATGGACCTCCTCATGGTCGCCATCAGCGGCATATTCCTTTTCCTGCCCGCACTGCTCCCTAACTCCGCTGCGGTGCTGTTCGGTGGGGGCACCCCGGTCGACTTCGGCCGGACATGGAGGGGGAAGCGGATCCTGGGGGACGGCAAGACCTGGACCGGATTGATCGGAGGGGTCTCCGCGGGTACGTCTCTAGGGCTGCTACTGGCCATCTTGACAACGGCCCTGGACGCTTCGGAAAGCTGGAGGTGGGGTCTTGGGCTCATGCCCATTGGAGTGGTGTTCTCACTCTCTTTGGGGTCTCTACTGGGAGATATGGCAGGGGCTTTTATCAAACGCCGCCTGGGAATGGTGAGGGGACAGAAGGCCGCGGGGCTGGACCAGTACGATTTCGTCATCGGGGCGTTGGGGTTGACCGCGCTTACCTATCCTGGATGGCTATGGGCTCATTATCTTGATGGCGAGGCCGTGATAGCGCTCATAGCTTTGCTGGTGTTCGTCCCCCTCCTCCACCGCAGCGTCAATATAATAGGTTTCAAGCTCGGTAAGAAGAAGGAGCCGTGGTGA
- a CDS encoding uracil-DNA glycosylase produces the protein MKPENDCRRCRLCEGRARLVMPDGDPGSPLALVGEAPGAKEDEQGRPFVGRSGKLLDRLLEEEGLSRSMVYITNTVKCRPPGNRPPTPEEMEACFPFLEDELADRTVIITLGRSAARDLLGRDVKMKDEVNQPQEITVRGSRKVLIPAYHPAASIYNAKVKDSLRETFRIARTCLEGRGIFLSTGT, from the coding sequence ATGAAACCGGAGAACGACTGCCGGAGATGCCGGCTGTGCGAGGGGCGCGCCCGACTGGTGATGCCCGATGGGGACCCTGGTTCACCCCTAGCGTTGGTAGGAGAGGCTCCGGGGGCTAAGGAGGACGAGCAGGGAAGGCCGTTCGTGGGGAGGTCTGGTAAGCTTCTGGACCGACTCCTGGAAGAGGAAGGCCTGTCCCGGTCTATGGTGTACATCACCAATACCGTGAAGTGCCGCCCCCCTGGCAACCGTCCCCCCACCCCGGAGGAGATGGAAGCGTGCTTCCCCTTTCTGGAGGATGAGCTGGCCGATCGCACGGTCATCATAACCCTGGGCCGCTCCGCGGCTCGTGACCTTCTGGGGCGGGATGTGAAGATGAAGGATGAGGTCAACCAGCCTCAGGAGATAACGGTCAGAGGCAGCAGGAAGGTGCTGATACCCGCATACCACCCCGCAGCCAGCATATATAACGCCAAGGTCAAGGACAGTCTTAGGGAGACCTTCAGGATCGCAAGGACCTGTCTCGAGGGCCGAGGAATCTTTTTGTCCACAGGAACTTGA
- a CDS encoding Gfo/Idh/MocA family oxidoreductase has protein sequence MRRFDVAVLGVGYWGKKIVDEYTNIPGVRVKAVSDQMDANLEFCRDRYGVQGLYHDYQEVLKDEDVVAVNICLPNGLHYQACKDALEAGKHVLVEKPLTLSSQEGQALVDLASESNLTLSVGHIYRFNNALLEMRRLISQKFFGRPYLMNFVWMNLEQPFADRDVIVDLAPHFFDMVNFIFDDWPEKITCTGRPYRRKGLEEAAYISCEMPSGVIAHATLNWLAPRKVRQIEIIGENRSALIDAVAQDVTIYESGYTYKLGIERNNTIRTELVHFLQSIGDPFAETRNSGVIGVKTVVMLEKSLEALREGRTVATNV, from the coding sequence ATGAGACGCTTCGACGTAGCCGTTCTGGGGGTCGGCTACTGGGGAAAGAAGATCGTCGATGAGTACACCAACATACCAGGGGTACGGGTGAAGGCCGTATCCGACCAGATGGATGCGAACCTGGAATTCTGCCGCGACCGGTACGGAGTCCAGGGCCTCTACCACGATTACCAGGAGGTCCTGAAGGACGAGGACGTGGTAGCGGTCAACATCTGCCTTCCCAACGGCCTTCACTATCAGGCCTGCAAGGATGCCCTGGAGGCGGGAAAGCATGTCCTGGTGGAGAAGCCCCTCACCCTATCGTCCCAGGAGGGACAGGCACTTGTGGACCTTGCCAGCGAATCTAACTTGACCCTGTCGGTCGGCCATATCTACCGCTTCAACAACGCCTTGCTGGAGATGCGGAGACTGATATCCCAGAAGTTTTTCGGAAGGCCATACCTCATGAACTTTGTATGGATGAACCTGGAGCAGCCCTTCGCGGACCGGGATGTGATAGTTGACCTCGCGCCCCACTTCTTTGACATGGTCAACTTCATCTTCGATGACTGGCCAGAGAAGATAACCTGCACTGGAAGACCCTATCGACGAAAGGGGCTGGAGGAAGCGGCGTACATATCATGTGAGATGCCTTCGGGGGTTATCGCTCACGCCACCCTCAACTGGCTCGCTCCACGCAAGGTCCGGCAGATAGAGATAATCGGGGAGAACCGCTCCGCCCTCATCGATGCCGTGGCCCAGGACGTCACCATCTACGAGAGCGGGTACACGTACAAGCTGGGCATCGAGCGAAACAATACCATCCGGACGGAGCTGGTGCACTTCCTGCAGTCGATTGGGGACCCCTTCGCGGAGACGAGAAACTCCGGAGTGATCGGGGTGAAGACCGTGGTGATGCTGGAGAAGAGTCTGGAAGCCCTACGTGAGGGCAGGACAGTCGCCACGAACGTTTGA
- a CDS encoding N-acetyltransferase translates to MKLLAKYHSIVDCEIGEGTVVRDYVNLYGCRIGRDCKIAAYVEIQRNVSIGDRCKIEAFAFIPTGVTIEDEVFVGPRVTFTNDLYPKAVGDWDIVPTTIKKGASIGAGAVIVCGVTIGENALVGAGAVVTRDVPPGALVVGNPAHQIERK, encoded by the coding sequence ATGAAGCTCTTGGCCAAGTATCACTCGATCGTCGATTGTGAGATCGGGGAGGGGACAGTGGTACGCGACTACGTCAACCTTTATGGTTGCAGGATAGGTCGCGACTGCAAGATAGCAGCTTATGTCGAGATCCAGCGCAACGTTTCCATCGGGGACCGCTGCAAGATAGAGGCTTTCGCCTTCATTCCCACTGGAGTCACTATCGAGGACGAGGTATTCGTCGGTCCTCGTGTGACCTTCACCAATGACCTATACCCCAAGGCCGTGGGGGACTGGGACATCGTGCCCACTACCATCAAGAAGGGCGCCTCCATCGGCGCCGGGGCCGTGATCGTTTGCGGGGTGACCATCGGAGAGAACGCCCTAGTGGGCGCCGGGGCGGTCGTGACCCGCGACGTTCCCCCGGGGGCCTTGGTGGTAGGAAACCCTGCACATCAGATCGAGAGGAAGTGA
- a CDS encoding MTH1187 family thiamine-binding protein, with product MMIAEFSVVPIGVGESLSAYVAECIKIVEKSGLKYQLTPMGTILEGDFHKVMDTIAQCHLRVRSMSKRVTTVIRLDDRDAHTDEMTRKVRSVKEKMVD from the coding sequence ATCATGATTGCAGAGTTCAGCGTCGTACCGATCGGGGTAGGGGAGTCCTTGAGCGCATATGTGGCTGAGTGTATCAAGATCGTCGAGAAAAGCGGTCTAAAATATCAGCTCACGCCCATGGGCACGATCCTGGAGGGGGACTTCCACAAGGTCATGGATACCATCGCCCAGTGCCACCTGAGGGTCCGATCGATGTCCAAGAGGGTGACGACCGTGATCCGTCTTGACGACCGTGATGCACACACCGATGAGATGACGAGAAAGGTCAGGAGCGTTAAAGAAAAAATGGTTGATTGA
- a CDS encoding glycosyltransferase family 2 protein: protein MRLSVIIPTLNEEECIGQVIDDVSFSLRDKGFDYEIMVVDGRSTDRTRDIAREMGAVVVEEPRKGYGRAYKTGFEKAQGEVIATLDGDCTYPTESIVPLMEMLDKDDLEFITTDRFGHMEEGAMSNMHKIGNLALSFTTRLLFGRIIRDSQSGMWVFRREALKKINVEADGMPFSEEIKIEAFRKLRSREVMIVYRRRVGEVKLSSWKDGWNNFKFLWTKRFLGPRDRSLRS from the coding sequence TTGAGATTGAGCGTAATAATCCCCACCCTTAATGAGGAGGAATGCATCGGTCAAGTGATCGATGACGTCAGCTTTAGCCTCCGGGACAAGGGCTTTGATTATGAGATCATGGTAGTGGACGGCAGGTCCACCGACCGCACCAGGGACATCGCCAGGGAGATGGGGGCCGTGGTGGTCGAGGAGCCGCGGAAGGGGTACGGCAGGGCCTACAAGACCGGCTTCGAGAAGGCTCAGGGAGAGGTCATCGCCACTCTTGATGGTGACTGCACATATCCCACCGAGAGCATTGTACCTCTGATGGAGATGCTGGACAAGGATGATCTGGAGTTCATAACCACCGACCGCTTCGGTCACATGGAAGAGGGAGCGATGAGCAACATGCACAAGATAGGGAACTTGGCACTGTCGTTCACCACCCGCCTCCTTTTCGGACGCATCATCAGGGACTCCCAGAGCGGGATGTGGGTGTTCCGTAGGGAGGCGTTGAAGAAGATCAATGTGGAGGCGGACGGGATGCCGTTCTCCGAGGAGATCAAGATCGAGGCTTTCAGGAAGCTCCGTTCCCGAGAGGTCATGATAGTCTACCGCCGCAGGGTGGGGGAGGTCAAGCTATCATCCTGGAAGGACGGCTGGAACAACTTCAAGTTCCTGTGGACAAAAAGATTCCTCGGCCCTCGAGACAGGTCCTTGCGATCCTGA
- a CDS encoding DegT/DnrJ/EryC1/StrS family aminotransferase → MNKIPTSRPAVTEEMIQAMSDALRNERMVLGESVFKFEDEFARFIGTDHAISVSSGTDALILSLLALNVRGREVVTTPLSFIATANAVVHAGATPVFADSSSQDYNLDPREIRVDKGTAAVMPVHLFGYPSQMDEIRENVGENVKIVEDACQAHGAIYKGKKVGAIGDVGCFSFYPTKNMTVGGDGGMVTTNDKRLADDIRKLRDCGRTSRYIHDVFGFTSRLNTANAAVGRVQLRHLNEWNERRRDIARRYTEKLKDVEEVRLPPMGGRDITPVFHLFVVQTDDRDELAKHLLADGIETGVHYPVPIHLQPVYRDAFGFSQGSYPESERQSGRLLSLPIFPAMTDEEVDRVCQSIIEHYGGKG, encoded by the coding sequence ATGAACAAGATCCCAACATCACGGCCAGCCGTGACAGAAGAGATGATCCAGGCCATGTCCGACGCCCTCCGCAACGAGCGCATGGTGCTCGGCGAGAGCGTTTTCAAGTTCGAAGACGAGTTCGCAAGATTCATCGGTACGGATCACGCCATATCCGTATCGTCCGGGACCGACGCCCTGATACTATCCCTTCTGGCCCTTAATGTTCGAGGCAGGGAGGTCGTCACTACTCCCTTATCCTTCATCGCCACCGCAAATGCCGTGGTGCATGCCGGCGCGACCCCGGTGTTCGCCGACTCCTCATCGCAGGACTATAACCTGGACCCTCGGGAGATAAGAGTGGACAAGGGAACGGCGGCGGTCATGCCTGTGCACCTCTTCGGATATCCATCCCAGATGGACGAGATCCGTGAGAACGTGGGTGAGAACGTCAAGATCGTCGAGGACGCCTGCCAGGCCCACGGCGCGATCTATAAGGGCAAGAAAGTGGGTGCCATCGGGGACGTAGGCTGTTTCTCCTTCTACCCCACCAAGAACATGACCGTGGGCGGCGACGGAGGAATGGTCACAACCAACGACAAGAGATTGGCTGACGACATCCGGAAGCTGCGGGACTGCGGGCGGACATCCCGGTACATACACGATGTGTTCGGCTTCACCTCCCGCCTCAACACCGCCAACGCCGCCGTAGGACGAGTCCAGCTGAGGCACCTCAACGAGTGGAACGAGAGGAGAAGGGACATAGCCCGCCGTTACACAGAGAAGCTAAAGGACGTGGAGGAGGTCCGACTGCCCCCGATGGGAGGCCGGGACATCACGCCGGTGTTCCATCTGTTCGTGGTGCAGACGGACGACCGGGACGAGCTTGCTAAGCATCTCCTCGCAGATGGGATAGAGACCGGTGTCCACTACCCCGTTCCCATACACCTGCAGCCCGTATACCGTGACGCTTTCGGGTTCAGCCAAGGCTCGTACCCGGAGAGCGAAAGACAATCCGGTAGGTTGCTATCCCTGCCTATATTCCCTGCCATGACCGATGAGGAAGTGGACCGGGTCTGCCAAAGCATCATCGAGCACTACGGAGGAAAGGGATGA
- a CDS encoding orotate phosphoribosyltransferase, with the protein MQARVKEVLVRCKALMYGEFTLASGKKSPYYIDIKRASTDPDVLETIADEMAREIQQRGLRFDKIAGVVLGSIPLAVALSLRTKVPYIMVRREKKDHGTQKKVEGSLEQGEKVLMVEDVITSAGSVIEAIGIVRAAGGVVEDVLCVVNRQEGGEAKLWDIEVRLSSLVTAEEILRR; encoded by the coding sequence ATGCAGGCTAGAGTCAAGGAGGTACTGGTCAGATGCAAGGCCCTGATGTACGGAGAGTTCACGCTCGCATCAGGCAAGAAAAGTCCGTACTATATCGATATCAAGAGGGCCAGCACTGACCCCGATGTGTTGGAGACCATCGCCGACGAGATGGCGAGGGAGATCCAACAGAGGGGCCTGAGGTTCGACAAGATCGCAGGGGTGGTGCTGGGCTCCATTCCGCTGGCCGTGGCCCTCTCGCTCAGGACCAAGGTCCCCTATATCATGGTGCGCAGGGAGAAGAAGGACCATGGGACCCAGAAGAAGGTCGAAGGCTCTCTGGAGCAGGGGGAGAAGGTTTTGATGGTGGAGGACGTGATAACCTCCGCTGGCTCGGTAATCGAGGCCATCGGTATCGTCCGGGCCGCGGGAGGCGTGGTGGAGGACGTGCTGTGCGTGGTGAACAGGCAGGAGGGCGGTGAGGCCAAGCTATGGGATATCGAGGTAAGGCTCAGCTCACTGGTCACCGCTGAAGAGATCCTGAGGCGATGA
- a CDS encoding ATP-dependent DNA helicase has translation MELVNAISTCVRSRGHLVVESGTGTGKTICALSGTLQAALEQDKKVIYLTRTNSQQRQVMLELRKINRSRPVLGVGLQGRQSTCPLIQRDPDLRSGNPEELSKLCAERKARSRAGKSGGCRFYEAVLSTNFADVEHYFREELPTVEEFITYCDGSGLCPHELIKDLLPKASVVTAPYAFFFMPFIRHNLLDWMNIPISDAVVIVDEAHNLLEYAREIRSVSLSSRLLDLAAKEANEQGDPEIAEGISTLDLVDACRRRLREALEEFLIEDDGLIPPIFLEEGLMSTFTATTKGLLNMTRSLLAYGETIREEKRKSGRLPRSYMHSLGSFLQFWLDLDEECYVKLVVGGENPAFEAYCMDPGLACRALMECHASVHMSGTLRPLNEYRDSTGLPKGTPLMTFPSPFPPENRKVFYLEDVTSRYEDIVKDEEIIERMEGHTVSLCNVLDRNTVVFFPSYALMDRFLDDGLLSRIHRTVYTERRGMGQSDLMEEVSRFKSSPEGAVLLAVMGGRVSEGIDFPDKELEVAIIAGIPYPKPTAKQRALLHYYEVRFGRGWEYTVKAPVTRKLLQAIGRLIRTETDMGVAVILDRRANQFSDRLEVETSSTVVNDVLNFFVRRKMG, from the coding sequence ATGGAATTGGTCAACGCCATATCCACCTGCGTCCGCTCTCGGGGGCATCTTGTTGTGGAGTCTGGAACGGGAACGGGCAAGACCATCTGCGCCCTCTCGGGCACCCTCCAAGCCGCACTGGAACAGGATAAGAAGGTCATATACCTCACCCGAACGAACTCCCAGCAACGGCAGGTCATGCTGGAGCTGAGGAAGATCAACAGGTCCCGCCCAGTCTTGGGCGTCGGCCTTCAGGGGAGGCAGAGCACTTGCCCGCTGATACAGAGAGACCCTGACCTCCGGAGCGGCAATCCCGAAGAGCTGTCGAAACTGTGCGCGGAACGGAAGGCGAGGTCACGGGCGGGTAAGAGTGGTGGATGCAGGTTCTATGAGGCTGTCCTGTCCACAAACTTCGCCGATGTGGAGCATTACTTCAGAGAAGAGCTACCTACGGTGGAGGAGTTCATCACCTATTGTGACGGCTCAGGCCTTTGTCCTCATGAGCTCATCAAGGACCTCCTGCCCAAGGCTAGCGTGGTGACCGCCCCATATGCTTTCTTCTTCATGCCTTTCATCAGGCACAATCTCCTCGACTGGATGAACATCCCCATATCAGATGCGGTGGTCATTGTGGACGAGGCCCATAACCTGCTCGAGTATGCCCGGGAGATACGCTCGGTCTCGCTATCATCTCGGCTCCTGGATCTGGCGGCCAAGGAGGCAAATGAGCAGGGGGACCCCGAGATCGCTGAAGGAATAAGCACACTAGATTTGGTGGATGCATGCCGCAGGAGGCTGCGGGAGGCCTTGGAGGAGTTCCTGATAGAGGATGATGGTCTGATCCCCCCAATCTTTCTGGAGGAGGGCCTGATGAGCACCTTCACTGCCACCACCAAAGGGCTTCTCAACATGACCAGGTCCTTGTTGGCGTACGGGGAGACGATACGGGAGGAAAAACGCAAGAGCGGACGGCTCCCACGCTCCTACATGCACTCCCTAGGGAGCTTCCTTCAGTTCTGGCTTGATCTGGACGAGGAGTGCTACGTGAAGTTGGTAGTGGGTGGGGAAAACCCCGCATTCGAGGCCTACTGCATGGACCCGGGGCTGGCCTGCAGGGCCTTAATGGAGTGTCATGCATCGGTCCACATGTCAGGGACGCTGCGCCCCCTGAACGAGTACCGGGACTCCACCGGCCTACCGAAGGGTACGCCCTTGATGACCTTCCCTTCCCCCTTCCCTCCCGAGAACCGTAAGGTGTTCTATCTGGAGGACGTCACCTCCAGGTACGAGGACATAGTTAAGGACGAGGAGATAATTGAACGCATGGAGGGCCATACTGTCTCTCTGTGCAACGTACTGGACCGGAACACGGTGGTCTTCTTTCCCTCTTATGCCCTCATGGACCGCTTCCTGGACGATGGCCTCCTGTCCCGTATACACAGGACAGTGTACACGGAGCGGCGGGGAATGGGCCAGAGCGATCTGATGGAGGAGGTCAGCCGCTTTAAGAGCTCCCCTGAAGGCGCGGTGCTACTAGCAGTAATGGGTGGAAGGGTGAGCGAAGGGATCGATTTCCCCGACAAGGAGCTGGAGGTCGCCATCATCGCGGGCATACCCTATCCCAAGCCAACTGCCAAGCAACGGGCTTTGCTTCACTATTACGAGGTAAGGTTCGGACGGGGTTGGGAGTACACAGTGAAAGCTCCTGTGACCAGGAAGTTGCTACAGGCGATAGGCCGGCTCATACGCACGGAGACCGACATGGGGGTAGCCGTCATCCTTGACCGGAGGGCCAACCAGTTCTCCGACCGCCTGGAGGTCGAAACCTCCTCCACCGTGGTCAACGACGTTCTGAACTTCTTCGTTCGAAGGAAGATGGGTTGA
- a CDS encoding nucleotide sugar dehydrogenase, which translates to MTDKLQSLLSKRGPIRKIGVIGMGYVGIPAAALFADVQKFDLVLGFQRASSSSGYKIDMLNRGECPLKGNEPGLEELLSKVVKAGKFKCTSDFSKISEMDAVALAIQTPFANPKDLEPDFGALNEGIRNAGKYLQPGMLVVLESTITPGTTDGMARQILEEESGLVAGEDFALAHAPERVMVGRLLKNIQEHDRIVGGIDDSSTKRAVELYAPVLTKGKIIKMTATAAEVTKTAENTFRDLQIAAVNQLALYCEAMGVNVYDVRAGIDSLKGEGITRAILWPGAGVGGHCLTKDTYHLERGVKVRGSNLDYPEGSESIYVLARKVNDFMPRHMFNLTVSALDRIGKRPEGANVAMLGWAFINDSDDARNPPSETYRDLLLEAGAKVTVHDPHVLSYPEVELYRDIDEVVKGADCIAVMTAHSNYFDLDPAKMKKLTGQKNPIIIDGRNVVAPDKYIDLGFVYKGIGRGDKNSHDIRV; encoded by the coding sequence ATGACGGATAAATTGCAGTCATTGTTGTCGAAGAGGGGGCCAATAAGGAAGATCGGTGTTATCGGAATGGGGTATGTGGGAATTCCTGCCGCGGCACTATTCGCCGATGTTCAAAAATTTGATCTTGTGTTGGGATTTCAACGAGCATCCAGTTCCTCTGGATATAAGATCGACATGCTGAACAGGGGAGAATGTCCCCTGAAGGGCAACGAGCCGGGATTGGAGGAGCTGTTATCAAAGGTTGTGAAGGCTGGGAAGTTCAAGTGCACCTCTGACTTTTCCAAGATCTCCGAGATGGACGCGGTGGCTCTTGCCATCCAGACTCCTTTTGCGAACCCCAAGGACCTCGAACCCGATTTTGGGGCTTTGAACGAGGGCATACGTAATGCAGGAAAATATCTGCAGCCGGGAATGCTGGTGGTCCTCGAATCGACCATCACTCCGGGCACCACTGACGGTATGGCTCGTCAGATCCTGGAAGAAGAGTCCGGGCTCGTCGCGGGCGAGGACTTTGCACTGGCGCATGCTCCCGAGAGGGTCATGGTAGGACGTCTACTGAAGAACATCCAGGAACATGATCGGATCGTTGGGGGTATCGATGATTCAAGCACTAAGCGTGCTGTCGAACTTTATGCCCCTGTACTGACGAAAGGAAAGATCATTAAGATGACGGCCACCGCAGCCGAGGTTACAAAAACCGCTGAGAACACATTCAGGGACCTCCAGATCGCAGCCGTAAATCAGCTGGCACTTTACTGCGAAGCCATGGGCGTGAACGTGTATGATGTGAGGGCAGGCATCGATAGCTTGAAGGGAGAAGGGATCACCCGTGCCATTCTATGGCCCGGAGCTGGCGTAGGCGGCCACTGCTTGACAAAGGACACGTACCACCTGGAACGTGGCGTGAAGGTCCGTGGCAGCAATCTAGATTATCCTGAGGGTTCGGAATCGATCTACGTTCTTGCCAGAAAGGTCAATGATTTCATGCCGAGGCATATGTTCAACCTGACGGTGAGCGCGCTGGACCGCATTGGCAAGCGCCCAGAGGGGGCGAACGTGGCCATGCTGGGCTGGGCTTTCATCAATGATTCGGACGATGCCAGAAATCCGCCCTCGGAGACCTATCGGGACCTGCTGCTGGAAGCAGGGGCCAAGGTTACTGTTCACGATCCCCACGTGCTTAGTTACCCGGAAGTGGAGTTATATAGGGACATAGATGAGGTTGTAAAAGGGGCGGACTGCATCGCAGTGATGACCGCCCACTCTAACTATTTCGATCTCGATCCCGCGAAGATGAAGAAGCTGACCGGTCAGAAAAACCCCATCATCATCGATGGCCGCAATGTGGTAGCACCCGACAAATACATCGATCTGGGTTTCGTATACAAGGGGATCGGGAGAGGGGACAAGAACAGCCATGACATTAGGGTCTGA